In the Ptychodera flava strain L36383 chromosome 1, AS_Pfla_20210202, whole genome shotgun sequence genome, acatgttttaactttcatcaatcaccatcgtaccttggatacagagtttacattggtcgtatgtgTCCGATACGGCCTttaagcgcagttccgacgactttATCCCTTTACATATATAAGCAACACTAATAGTGAAAAAGAGAGGTAAGTGCCTTAGGGAGCAGTCGTCTCTACGGGAAGGGGGGTCGATGGAAACGGGGGGGGGAGGTGACTTTTAAGATACCGTTTTTAGGGGGTCAAATTTGACAAAGGTTTGCATGGAgttatgtaaaaaaattgtttttggaatttcaccgaaatgttgatttactatacattgtagtctatgaggaaactgtgaataatattttgaacacaaaattagctaaatctgtgtatttaaagGCTCATggttattgatattagtgtatttaattagactagggtggttacaagtccatgtaagtacaagaaattcgattttgaaatttcaccaaaaatgttgattctctatacattTTAGTCGATGAGGAAACTACGAATAATTTTGTCCGATACAAAAGTACTaagtctgtgcttttataaatgtttgacaattgatattgatataaatgtatgtgatgggaattttatgtttgaaatttgtgaaaaagaGATATAATATTGGAATtaaggattctttgaaagttcaaagttcaaatgggaaatttgaataaattaggGAGTCCCAACAAACATATCGAACATTTAAGTCATGACTCCAGCACTGACGgatcttttgaaaaaatcatagATATAAAACCTACATGGTTTCACACAGTGTCAAACAATTATCAATACATTCCAGATTTCCAAACTGGGCACATTTGGGTTTCTTAGAGCAAGATGCAGGGAAgattaatattcatttatgcagcTTACATTCATGAgtattgttttgatattaaaatttCTATGCTAATGATTCCTCTGTGCGGAGTATACATGTACCTCAATCTTGCATTGCATAATTCAGTtcgataatatatatatatatatatatatatatatatatatatatatatatatatatatatatatatatatatatatattgtaagcTCCACAATTTGATATACGGTAAGACGACAGATAGAGAGACATACAGACTAACtggctgactgactgactgactgactgactgataacaaacaaacaaactgacagAGAAACGACATTGGTCCCAATATGTGACACGGGCACACGGAGGCCAAAACAAGCAAAAAGATGGCTATTGGTGTCCGTAATGGATTGCATCATGAAAAGAAATGCAGAACTATTCTGATGTGTGGGTGTCACTATATATTAGGATCGCATCATTTACAGTGAAATTTGTGAAGCTCCCATGGGGTTACCATCCTTGTAAAAACTTTTTCCTTCAATATTATTGCAAACATCACTTTCAGCCATTACCTTAATGCGTGTGTGTGTATCGGGTTCCAATCAAATCAGCCATTCTTGAGATTGTGAACCGTGGAGTGTGACAGATAAACAGATACATAGACAGACGGACACTCTTACCCGCGTTTGCACACGTACACCGAAAATATGATAAGTCATTAGCCCTCGTGTGTGAAAACGAGAGCAAAATTTTGACGACTTTCTCTGGAAATCTATGAATAAGGGAGCATTTTTTACGGGCGGTGTCGGTGGAATTTATGCAAcgaataaaatgataaaaacgaGCCCCCCTCCAAATTAAATTTCTAACATTTGACCCCcgaattcatcaattgtaaagtgTGACCGGcgcccccccaaaaaaatcgtcagatttgattcatttacCCTTTGCAACCTATgaacccttcaaaagtgtttgcaagaaaaagagtgaccctcgccaattttcatgcacaaaaaacagcgaCCCTCCCCAGATGTCgcagtccgtatcaataatatcttaattgacttataattaacataaaacttgtattttattaaataaattttgccACATTTTTAATCAAGATCGTCTTTCCTGTAACCATGAAAGTCTCACTCAAACACATCTTGAACCGATTTTGGcggtcaattttgttttgctaCGTGATTATTTTCACCGCTGAAGTCATTTAAGGCGAGAAGCTCGATGAATTTGTTTTAAACCTGGTatataattaaaaaatatgaaaaacaccGTCACGAGCACATtcatctactccaataaataaTCCGATAGTGCCGACAGGCAGACGGAcatattgtttcatttttcttgtATATCTGAAGCAATTACTCAACTATGCTAAGTTTGTCAATAGATCAAATGTACTATGAATTAAAAAATGGCATGAATGTGTTTTTCACTCTGATCCAATATTGTTGCACAGCGGCACTATTATGATTTACAGTTATTTCTTGCTCAGATACGCGTAAACCGATTTGTATTTGTTTAATTAGGAGTTCAAATTTCTTAACTGGCCAATAGTTCCTTTTGATAAATGTCTAACGTGACTGAACACGGGAGTACATCAAGGTCACAACTTTTATGAATTACAAGTCATTTTTAGATCAGACCAATAAAGCGTTTGTCACTCTGGTCTTCCTATAAGAAAAATCTACATTGATGTCCTTTTGTCATGAAACCGTCATTTACGTTCAAAACGCCAGTTTTGAATCGGAAATTTTGTTCCTGTGTGAAATCGGTACTGTGAACTTCATTTCACTTTATAGTTCAAAGACGAACACCCAAAGTGTCTCCGAGCGAGGCGTAAGTCTGAAGTGTGATAATTTCATTTTCGAGTCACACGTTTCATAGTGGAGTGTAACACACCGTCAGCAAGCTTGAAAGATCAGGTATATTCGACGCATCTCACGTAACCACATTTTAACGACTTTTCCTCACTTCGAGCACTTTTACCGTAATGGAGTTTCAATAATATTTCTTCAGAAATTGAACACCGCTATGTTATTAAGTCCAGTCATCGATATCGCAAATTGCTAAAACGAATTCATCCCGCATTTCACGCTCTATTTTCTTTGCCACCGATACATATATGTGTCATATCAATATTTTCTTGAACTGTTATCGGAATTATGCGCAAGTGCAGGAATGTATCGGATGGATTCACGGTGGCGTGAACAGAGGCTTAAGGCGGCCAAATCAGATTTTTTACTTGAAAATATATGAGCAACATTTATTCCTCTATTGTCCGCTCGCTCCTCTCTCACCATTTCTATCTAGTTACCTCTCCCTCTCCCCACCCATTACCATCCATTTATCTTCTGACTCGCTCCTTTCAGATTAATCTCAAACAATGAAAGCCTTCTATGGGAAATGGCGTGATAAACAGATCACAAAAGACATATTGTATGTTATACACATAGTCATTTAATTGGTAATACTGAGGTTATCCCCAGACAAAcgaaaaacaaaagcaaacagGGGTCACTTAGCTATCGCTCACCTGGTACCATGGAAACTGATTATCtttcactgaaaataaaatgcaatgtatgaaatatttgcataaggAGCGATTGTGGCTAACACGAAAATcgcaatattgaaaaaaaattctgcttcaagagatttaaaaaattaatgagTAACATAAAATATCGTGAGGACAGCGCTGCAGGTCATGAAAGAAGCCATTTTAAATCGCATGGCGATATATCGTCGCGGAGGAATGGCGGTTGCCTAGATCACAAAGAAACAGATGaaaagaaattcaagaaataatGATTGACTGACATTGAGACAAAGCAGTTTCTACATTTCTTCTGCTACCATTCTAGTACAGCGACTTACACGACCACACAATTTTTGACCATCAGTGTTAAGCCTGGCGATCGATCATTATAAAGTCAATATTTTCACGAGTTTGTGACGATGCACACGTAGGCCTCTAGTACACAATCAAACTAAATGGAGTATCCAAATGTTGATAATtccacatttcaaaaacaaccTTCTCAAGTAGATTACAGCTTAAAAGATTCGCCACTCGAGTTTCCAACATGGCTATGACATAAATCTCTCTAATGCTACAGTTATTATGatgtgtcaattttttgtcGACCTCAGATTATCAATGGCTGCCGAGTGATTTATCAACTCGAAGCATAAACATTGATTACCAACAAACcaattaattgacatgtatTCATCACAGGAatgtttgaaatacaaaaatcaCTCTGTCAAGGTTCTTTTTTACGATAATGGAAATACATCGAggaatttgtttttttaaaagttgCTAGTTCTTTGGGCGTTAAATATCTCCGGACTTCTAAGATAACTGATGAATGTGGAACGTAATTCATATTGGAGCTAGATTTCTTCAAGGGAAATGACCACGACCATTTTGGACATTTTTTACCTGTCTAATTGAAAGGAGAAACATTCAACATGTTTTATGTTGATCAACAATATTTGTTTGCCAGATTTTCAATACTTTTGGTCCAAGAATCAGAAAATGTGTGCTGTTTGAACGATGTACAAATCAGAGTTAGTTTCATCCCGTTTTAAAGCCTACTCTTAAGTGAAAtgcataatttgaaatatttgttgataattccacatttcaaaaacaaccTTGCTTGTTCTATTTTTcacacaagtttttttttcaagcagAAGATAAAACTTTGAGTGAAATATTTGAACCAGAGAACTTTGTCAAATAAACAGCAAAGTATTTGACGACTCAGCTGGTGATCTGATCATATATGTAAAGTCGGTCCGCTGTTTTGTCGCTATCACATGGACGACACGTGATAATCACAATGTTCGATTGATTTCTTCCGCGGCGGTCCACATCTGAGGTTGGTGGCGGGCGAGTTAGCTCCGACCAGCATGTAGCCGCCCCCGCCATGAGCGAGACTATGTCCGTGGCTGTTGTTAACCCTGAATGTCGACCTTCTCTGGTTGCTTTCCTCCGACATGTACGAATGTTCCGTGAGATCGCGCGAGGCGTTTTTGTGTCTCACTCCGCGAGGACAGAACAGATCAAGCAGGTTCTGTTGGATCTTCAAGTTGAAGAAACCGTAGAGTAAAGGGTTAATGGCGCTGTTCGCGAGTGCCATAGTTTCGGCGATCACAAAGGACACTTCGGGAATATCGTCCGCGTTCCCGTAGATCTGCTGAAGCGTGACGATAAAATAAGGACTCCAACAGGTCACGAATGCAACGATAATGCACAGTGTCATCTTAATGGTTTTAATTTTGCTTCTTTCAATCTTCTTCAGATCCACGTGTCGAGATTTTCCGAGATTTTGCGCATTATTGCGAGATCTTCTGTGACGTATTTGCGGACCTCCTATCGGCTCCTTCCCCTGCGAGCACACAACAAAAACTATTCTGATATAACAGTATGATATAATGGTTGCCGGTATAACCAAGATATAAGCCGTCATAAATGTAAAGTACACTTTCCGCTGCCATTCGCCTGTGTACCCGTTGCTCTTGCAAAAGTACCTCACCTCCCCGTCATCGTTCGTCTTTTCCACAAGGACGAAAATAAAAAGTTGGGGCACTGCGAAGATAAAAGCAAGAGTCCACGCCCCGAAGATCATTTTCTTCGCCCTCGATAACGACCCGCTGAAGCTAAGCGGCTTGCAGATGGCCTGAAATCGGTCGAAGCTCATAACGGTCAGAATAAAGGTCGTACTGGCCAAGGTGACGATTTGGCCGTACACAAGGAGCTTGCACATCACCTCGCCCATCACCCAGTGACCAAAAGCGACGAAGAGGAtctctgttgccatggtgacaaaGCAGACAAAGAGGTCCCCCACAGCAAGATTCAGGATGAAGATGTTGACCCGACTGCTGCGACGCCTGGATTTGCCGCACGTTATGACTGTTATTATTATGGAATTCCCAACAATGGTGAAGAGCATTATCACACAGATAGTGGTGACCCGTTGAATAACCGCAGACGTCCAAATCGACGTGTGTTCCTCATCGATTGTATAATTGCCCCAATTCGAAACGTTGGGATTTTCCTTTTGTCCAAAATAAAGCCCCTTTCCCATCGCGCTGGTAGAATTGATCACGGTGTCGAAAGATGCCATGTTGGACTGTTAAATGGTCACACGCTGGGAATGTTTCCTCATAAGACCTCTTCTAATTCAATAATGTCATAACCGGAATAAACGTTCCCAGCAGGGATACCCGTGTTAAGACGTGACCATCGGCGACTTACAACACCAGAGAGCTCTAATTCGATAAACATGCAGTCAAATTAAATTCCGGCTCTTTCTTAGAAGTTGTTACTTTGCCTCGTAGGGGTATCCACCGTCAGGTATCTTGGTTCTGTTTATATCGTTTATCTAAACGAAGACTCCACATTTGCTTGGCTCGTAGCCAACGGCGCGAAACGTTCTGGTTGAAGTAGCGCGGCGCCAAACCGGTACACGTATACAAGAAAAAGTATATTCTATTCAAATGAAGTGCACGGATTTTGCTAGTAGGATAACTTTCTCATTTTTGACCGGGTGACTGAACGGACGTAACGTTATGGCGACGCGAAGAGGAAACGGACACAGTCACAGGCGAGGCCAGTTATCGTCTGCCAATTAGCGCCAAATTCTATTTGGCTTGAAGTCAAACGTGCGTGTGTGCTTCTTGCAGTTGGAGCGTTTTCATCCAGTACTGTCTGTTACGTTTGTTGAGACACTTTCCAAGACGTGACCCACCATCGAACGAAATACCTGACTCGCTTGATATTATCCTTGCAACACCGCCAACTGATAGCTTAATCTGCAGAAACTGTCAATTTGCCTCCAGCAGCCAGCGATGACCTACACTTTCGCACGAGACGATTTAGCAAACACAGCGTCAAGAAGATCTGGAAGATTAGTGGCACTTTGAATGTACCAATTATGTCAGAAACCGTGATAGATAGACTTTGTTTAGCGACGAGAGGGTGGTATCCACTCATAGACTTCAAAATCCTCAACTGGTCCCGACTGTTTTCTTTAAGACAACCAGTGTTATATCATTGGTCTTCTTACGCTTGATTGACATCTGCAATATAAAACggggaaaaaattaaatcatCGTACACTAGTTATATTTTCGCATTCGTGCGGTATAAAGGCAAAGTTTCATAACTATGGCTATGTTCCACAGTAATGTAGATGTAGTGAAACGAATAAATCTAACATGAGTCAACGTTCcagggtgggtgggtgggtaggTAGATAGGTGGGTAGATAGGTAGGTGAGAAGGTGGGTGGGTAAGTGggtgggtgggtaggtaggtagataggtaggttggtaggtgggtgggtgggtaggTGGATGGTGGATGGGTGAgtgggtgggtaggtaggtcgtcTATTTGTTTTTCTACGTTTTGTCATACTTTACATCCATATGTATCCATAACCGTCtttatgcatgtatctatgaCTAGAAGTGCCTATCTGTCCTTCAATCCATCAATCTTTCCTGCCACCCTGTTTGTTACCTTGAGAAAAACAGTTGTGTTCTTCTTCAGTAGACTCTATTTTCCTATCAGTTTCTCGacatattaaaaaaacaaattataaaaagGGGGTTTCCTTTCTTCCGTTTTTAGTTTTTAACCACGACCATGATTGTGATTTAAGCATAAGAGGTTTATCATTGTTCATATCATTGACTGGTGGCACGTTTCAGCTGGCGTTCGCCTCAGAACGCTGAAGACTAGGCGGTCTTTGCCTAGCCGGTGGGTAATCGTATTGGATTTGTCAGCGACATGTCGTATGCTGTCAGACGTAAGACTTTGACCTGACTGGTTAATACCATCATGTGTAATGACGTTACCTTGTGGCATATTTTGTCAAAGACGATTGAGAGTTGGGCTTAGAGTATTGAACCTCAGAAAAACCGTCATGGAATTCAGTGACGGGGTCCCCTGTGAGAAAATCGCTATTACGGATATTAGGCCTGGCGAAAGACATTGTATTGGATCAATTGAAACAGAACCCAGGATTCGGCGAAATGGAAAGAATAAGTTTAATGCATTACACTGAGGCACGCTGCAGATTTTGTAAAACCCACCTAATCAATACTACTTCATTCGTGTGCAACATTCTCTCACAGCTTGATTATTGGGCGCCAAAGTGGCGGAGCTGGATGCTTGACGTGAAGTCTCTATATTGTAGTGGTCCCCTTTTTACGTTTTAGTCAGGAAGACAACAAGCCACACGGCACGCCATCTCGCCCCCTTCATCATAGAATCAAGAACTCTGGGCGAAGTGACGAACGCGACAATCCGCAACCCGCGGCTGTTCTGAAGACGACTGCAATCTTTCTACATTAGCCTGGCGGGTTGCTCCTATGTAAATTTCTACGCTCTACGCTCGGTTCTAAAAGACTTCACCTCCTGTAGAATGAGTGAGCGCGTAATCGAGTTAAAGGTATTATTCGACATTTTAGACGAGGTTGTAAATCATTTTTTGGGTTCAATACTGTACGTTCGAAGGGACTATTTGGCAAACAAGTCGAAAAATGGAAGCTAATGTGTAAGTGCAATCAAGGTATGGTAAATGTGCTTACAAATTGTGCTAATTTTAATACTTAGGGTGTACCGGCCTCGGAAACATTACGGTTCATCTTTGAACCAttctaattgaaaaaaaaataaacattaaaaatcaaGCGTCACTGTGCACATATTTGTACAGAAATGAATCATAACTGTAAATTTAccgatagttgaaattcaaaatggccggggTGTGCTATATAACCTCGATGGGAAAAGATTAAACTTTCGATTTAAAGTTCACAAGCTCAAATTAAGTTAGTACAAACGGCATAGAACAGCGAAGTAAAAGTTGGATTCTATCTCAGGTAAAGTTTGTTTTGCGACTATGAAAAAGGTTCaaggtgtttttatcgttaGCGTTGTTGCAGTACCTTTCCGTGAAACTTATAGAGCAAACATTCATTCAATAAAAGGTACTTAAATTCATAATTTGATGTATGAAGCAACTGTGAATATTTTCTGCAGTAACAGAGCACTGAAGGCTGTCTAGTATGGGTTATCTTGTAATGAATATCTCATGAAATGCGTCTTTCATATTCTGTTGAAAGAGATGAAATTCAGTGAACTGGGTTTTCTCTAAAGGgaaacggtcgtcggaactgcgcctgtgcgagtttcttgtttgcaAACAATGTATATCATGCActatatctagatgcacctcatcatcaaagctgcaacatttaaattatacgatgtagattatgacagacatgcttAACTTTCGAcaatcgtaccttggatacagtgtttacactggtcgtatgggtcccatgcgactttgagcgcagttcccaCGACTGTATCCCCGAAATGAAGTTACAATTTATACGAAAAACTGTTTGGCTTGTCATGATCTTTGGAGATTTAAAGGTTATTTAGTGTCttgtattggaaaacaaaataacaagGATAAATATTTGCTCTTCATTTCAGTGTTTTAGACAACGCGACATAAGTTAATTTGTGGCTGTACGTTGTCTGTGTCTTTCAGTTGCTAAATTCATAGACTATACCATCTACGGatggtttattttcaaaaataaagctAGGAAGAGACGCAAAAGGTAAGCTTTTTCATTCAACAGTGCAAATTTAAAAAACAGAAAGGAATAATTTTCCACATTCCCTGAACTGTGCCATGTTCACTCAGATCTTTCACTAGCCGATCGACATTTAACACCTCTGTCAATCTCTTCGACCGTCTGTGATCTAGCGAAGCAATTTTAATCCACGTAAATTCAATCGATTCGAAACATTGCCGTCGGTTGTGTAACGGcgaaatagaaaataaaagcTTATCTCTGTAGGTG is a window encoding:
- the LOC139129414 gene encoding gonadotropin-releasing hormone II receptor-like, with protein sequence MASFDTVINSTSAMGKGLYFGQKENPNVSNWGNYTIDEEHTSIWTSAVIQRVTTICVIMLFTIVGNSIIITVITCGKSRRRSSRVNIFILNLAVGDLFVCFVTMATEILFVAFGHWVMGEVMCKLLVYGQIVTLASTTFILTVMSFDRFQAICKPLSFSGSLSRAKKMIFGAWTLAFIFAVPQLFIFVLVEKTNDDGEVRYFCKSNGYTGEWQRKVYFTFMTAYILVIPATIISYCYIRIVFVVCSQGKEPIGGPQIRHRRSRNNAQNLGKSRHVDLKKIERSKIKTIKMTLCIIVAFVTCWSPYFIVTLQQIYGNADDIPEVSFVIAETMALANSAINPLLYGFFNLKIQQNLLDLFCPRGVRHKNASRDLTEHSYMSEESNQRRSTFRVNNSHGHSLAHGGGGYMLVGANSPATNLRCGPPRKKSIEHCDYHVSSM